One genomic region from Pirellulales bacterium encodes:
- a CDS encoding GNAT family N-acetyltransferase yields MRIVITGPDSRPVRPREPNLFAEALAEGQVIGRLWCHHAEGRVSVEYAYVEEAYRRRRVGHALMYELERRYPGLTTSEAQGIGCSSIPSWFFLRARIMAEGPYAGRPDLGEYVSDVLENADAAQEAPPC; encoded by the coding sequence ATGCGTATCGTCATCACAGGCCCCGACAGCCGACCCGTGCGGCCGCGCGAGCCCAACCTGTTCGCCGAGGCCCTGGCCGAGGGCCAGGTGATCGGCCGCTTGTGGTGTCATCATGCCGAGGGGCGCGTGAGCGTCGAGTATGCCTACGTCGAAGAAGCGTATCGGCGCCGCCGCGTCGGCCATGCCCTGATGTACGAGCTGGAACGGCGCTACCCGGGGCTGACGACTTCCGAGGCGCAAGGGATCGGCTGTTCGTCGATCCCGAGTTGGTTCTTTCTCCGCGCGCGGATCATGGCCGAAGGGCCGTACGCCGGCCGGCCCGACCTGGGGGAATACGTGTCGGACGTGCTGGAAAATGCTGACGCCGCGCAGGAGGCGCCGCCATGCTGA